AAATATAGGACACCATTTGACCTCAGGCTCACCGACTTCAATAACTTCTCCATCTTTTACGACTACCCTTGTTTTTCCTACTAATTCCATTATATGAGGCATGATTTGCACCTTTTTAACTTAACAAAACAAATTCAAGAAAACAATTTTCTTTTTAGTATATGATACTTGTCGGCTAAAATAAGCTTACTTACCTATGTATAAGTAACCATATTAACACTTTTGAAAAGTATCTGTGCTACAGCATCTGCGAAAGCATATATTCAGGAACTTCTACTCTTCCCAACTAATAAGAAATGGATTTGTTTTCGCACAAACCCGGGATAGCACCTCTACACCAGCAGGTCAGATTAAAATATTTAAAGGACTTCACCTTTTATGCGCTCGTAACAATTGACCAGCAGCCTGGGACTTGCTTTCATCTCTATGATATTAAACTCAAAGAGCCTTGCAAATTCTTCAACCATGGGATCGAAACTCTTCTCATAGTACAGACCGGTATCCATTTTAGCTACGGTCTTATAGCCTGCATAGTCAAAAACAAACTTTGACATCTTTATATCATCCGGATTGTTCGTAAGACCTGCCGCTTTCACCATTTCACGCCAGTGGGCAGCCCACATGGGAGTCATGAAGAAAGTACCGACACCATTGAAGCTTTTCAGTTTCTCAAGATATGCAGCTCTGCTTCCTAGCACCGCACCGATACAATCGTCTATTATATCTCCGTTGTCTTCTTTTAGTATATGGACTGGACATGGAAGGTCAGCAAGATCTTTATCCACTTTGTCCAGCACATTTCCACAAAGGCCATAGAGTAGTAAAATGCCATCCGAATACTCTGATTTCTCTCTGGCTTTTGAATATACGGCCTCTTTAAGATCGTCCGGGGTGGCATGCAGGGCAAGCTCAAGTATCTCCACAACAAGAGTTAAGCCATCATCTTCCGGACAATCCGGGAGCACATCATCTGAAACAAGCGTATAATCACAGCCTGCATCCTCCAGTTTATCCACAAGCATGCGGGCATCCTCGTTGTTCACTATCAGTAAATTCCGTATTGCATTATCATTCTCAATAATATGGACGATCTCGTCCTCGAATATCCTACAGGCAATGAAAGAAAGTACAGGCATAGGTCACATCTCCTTTTGTATGTAGTCGTTTAGATTTTAAAATCGGATCACAGCACCAAATAACAAAATGAGGTACATGAAGATATACTTAAGCGTCATAATCATGTAGAAATTTCTTCTTTGTATAGATGCCGGGAAGAAATTCCATGGAGCAGGTCTGAATTTTCACCCGGGAGAGGTTAGGAACAAAATCAGTGATACTCCGTATATGTAATACAAAATGAAAGAATCAAAGCCGGATGGGTAAACCCACTCCCCAACCAGCTTATAGGGTACAACACAAATCTGTGCTTTTGTATTGCAAAGATACAATTACTCGATAGTATAAGTATATTTTTCAGCATCCCAAAATCTATAATGATAAATATATTATTTAAAATTATAATCAAACATTGTTCCCGGATTTCCGGAAAAACAATTAAATCAGTAGATTATATCTCACTGCATGACCGACGTGATGCTTTTATGGGACAATGCCCTCTTGTTCGAGAAACTGTTCCTCGAACATGATATCAAGTGCCAGAGAATAGCCCCTGAGAACCTTGGAACACCTTTTCTTCCACCAAGTAAATGCCTGATGATCCCCACAGGTTTTGCCAATACCGATTATACAAAGGTACTGAATGGTATCGAGCGAAGCAAAAAAAAGCTTGAGAAATTTGTGGAAAAAGGAGGAGTCCTAGTCATATTCGGACCCATGATAAGTGAATATGAATATCCCTGGCTCCCGATGAAGCTGAGGTATGTGCAAAAGCAGATGTCAGCAAATATCTGTATTACAAAAGAGCATAGTGCCCGATGCCTTGTGGAAGATCCCGAGACAGAAGTGGAGTTTGACGGTTATTTCACGGATACCGAGGGAGATGTCATATTCAGGGATGAGGATGGAAATGCCCTGATGGTGGTAAAAAAGTTTGGGGAAGGAATGATCATTGCAACCACAATACACGAATTCCCTTCAGGGGATTTCCTTAAATGGGTAGTCGAAACTGCAAAAAGTACGAAGATATGAATATTCCCGGTCAATAAGTATTGTCCCTGGAACTCTCTTCCGGCACAAGAATGGCCAGAAGCAGGTATAGTAATCCTCCTACGAAGATACCTGTAACCAGAGTGAAAATCACAAAAACGATTCTTACAAGAGAGGGTTTGACATCAAAATACTCGGCCATACCGCCACATACTCCTGCTATCATACGGTCATCAGAACTCCTGTAAAGCTTCTTTGAACTTATCTCATGACCACTATCCCTTAATTTCTGATAGTAGAACAAACTTCCCGCAAGCAGGCCAAGGGATATGCCAAGCCCGTAATCCTCAATTAGCACACCGAGTATGATACCGCCCATCAGGCCCCAGAGAAGATAGGTACCGAAATCGGGAGTTTCCTGATCACTTTTTTCCATAAAAATAAGACCTCAGATGCCTGGAAGACATTCATTTTTTCTTGAATTTAGAACGCAGCTTCTCGACCTCATCGGCAGCATTTGGCAACCTGAGGACAAAAAGTCCGAAACATGGCTTGATATACTGGAAGAACAGCTCATCTCCTTTCACACCAATTGGTATGGAATCACCCTGAAGAAGCACGCCGCGTATGGTATAGCCGCCCGGTACACGATATACTTCATCGGACTTTTCCCTGATCAGTGCCTCACACTGGGCAGGTGTACCTCCTTTCAGGAGTATCTCAAAGGGAAGATCGCTTATACATGCCATGCTTGGATTTCCTTCCTATTAAACAATAACAAGGTTAGATACCTTTATACCACTTTCCACTATCCTTCCGACAACCTTGCCACCTGTCATCTCAGCTGCCTTTTCGGCCTGCTCCGGTGGTAAGATGATCACAAAACCCATGCCCATGTTGAATGTCCGGTACATTTCCAGATCATCCACATTACCTTCCTCCTGAAGGAACTTAAAGATTGCATTTGGTTCGATGGGATCGTGGAAGTCAAAACCGAGTTCTGTAACACGTTTGAGTTTCAGAAGACCGCTACCCGTAATATGGGCAAGTCCGTGAACATCACATTCCCTGATAACGTCCAGAACTTCCATGTAGATACGTGTGGGTATCAGGAGTTCGTCTCCTATGGTAGTAGAAGTGTCCAGCGGGAAAGCATCCTGATATGAATATGATGATTGTTCGATGATATTTCGCACAAGAGTGTAGCCGTTACTGTGGACACCTGCTGCCGGAATCCCTACTATGGCATCGCCGAGCCGTACATTCTCACCCGTGATAATATCCTCTTTTCTGACCATTCCAAGACATGTGCCTGCAAGATCGAAACCTTTTATGATATCCGGAAGTGTCGCGGTCTCGCCACCTACAATAGACATGCGGGAGATTTCGGCTCCTTTTCTCAGACCCTCGCCGATCTGAGCGGCGAATTCCTCATCGTGCTTCTCAAGTGCCAGATAATCAACAAAGGATACAGGTTCGGCACCTATTGCCAGCAGATCGTTGACGTTCATTGCGATACAGTCAATACCGACCGTATTCCAGCGCTTCATCTCATTTGCGATCAGAACCTTGGAACCCACACCATCTGTGGCAAGTGCAAGGGCATATTCTCCGAAATCGATGAGGCCTGCATAATGTCCTATACCCGTCAAAGGTGCCCCCAGGCCTTCACGCCTGTAGGTCATGCCCTTTGTCAGGGCCTGGATGGTCGTCTCCTCTTTTTCGATGTCAACTCCGGATTCCGCATAGGTGAGATGTTTGTCTTTCATATGATCACGACTATTTTTCCAGTTCGAATTCCCTGTGCAAAATCTGTACAGCCTCGATGGCATCCTCTGAACTCACGACAAAGGAGATGTTATGCTGTGAGGAACCCTGACTGATCATAATTACGTTTATATTGCCATTTCCAAGGGCATAAAATACCTTGCCTGCAACTCCCGGGATACCGTCCATACCCGCACCGACAACCGCAACAACACAGATATCCCTGTCATATGCGACATCGCCGATGAAGTTATTGCTGAACTCGGACCTGATAGCTGCAACTGCCCTTTCCAGATGGTCCTCATTGACCACGAAGGTCATGTTAGCTTCAGAGGAACCCTGGCTGATCATGATAATATTCACACCGGCACCTGCAAGTACGGAAAATACCCTTGCTGCAGTACCGATAGCACCTACCATCCCCGCACCGGAGATGTTGATCAGGGCAACCCTGGAAATGAGGGTAACAGCCTTTACGACATCCTCTATCTGGTTCTGTTCGGCAACGATCAGCGTGCCTTCGAAATCAGGTTCAAAGGTGTTCTTCACACGCACGGGGATCTTGTGTTTGATGGCGGGCTCAATTGTCCTTGGGTGAAGGACCTTTGCACCAAAATAGGACAGTTCCATGGCCTCGATATAGGATATCTGCGGGATGCATTTGGCCTCGGGAACGAATTTGGGATCAGTGGTCATTATACCGTGAACTTCTTTCCACAGCCAGATCTCATCCGCCTTGAGCGCAGCACCGAGAATGGATGCTGAGAAATCAGAACCACTACGTCCCAGTGTGGTGATTATATCCTGCTGGTTGTGGGCGATAAAACCTGTAACAACAGGAATACTGCGTCCAAGCAAAGAAGAGAGCCTTTCATCGATCCTTGTATAACTTTCCTCAAGTACCTTGGCACTACCGTAATTTGAATCGGTGACTATTCCCGCCTCGCCACCTGTAAATGATTTTGAATCTATACCCAGAGAGCAGATAGAGCAGCTTACGATAGGAGCTGCAAGACGCTCTCCATAGGAAGATATATAATCTATGGAACGTGGAGTCAATTCCCCGAGGTAACAGATGCCTATAAGAGCCTTTTCAAGTTCATCAACGCGCTTGTCGATAGACTCGATGCATAAGGACTTCAGTTCATCACTATCCACTGCAATGTTAATGGCATCGTAATGCTTTTTTTTCAGGTCGGCTATGAATTCTTTCACATGAGCTACTTTTCCGCTTACGGATACTTCGTTCGCCGTGTTCAGTAAGCCGTCCGTTACACCGCCCAGTGCCGAAGTTACCACAGTAAGTTCATTACCGTCGTCATGATAACGTTTCAGTAGTTCAGCTACATGCCGGATCTTCTCTCCGTTGGCAACCGATGTGCCGCCGAATTTCATTACGATTCTCATTTTAATCACGTTTGGTTTTTCGACTGATTTGGACTATAAACAATACAGAGCAATATAAAGATTATGTGTAAGGCCCGCAGAGACGGGAGTCTAAAAACAGGCCTACAGGAACTTTTTAAAGAACCAGATAAGTACAACAAATACAAAGGCACTTACAAGAAGGGAAAGAATATTCGAGATATCAGAAGGCAAGAGTGGTCCAGACATATCAGATGACGAATTGGCAGAACTATTATCCTTACCAAGCCCTTCTGCTGCTGAGTTTGCAAGCTCTGCGATAGATTCGCCGATATTATCCTGTATATTGACAGATACCGAGAATTCTTCCGAATAATAGGAAATGTCATCGTTTTCATCCAGTGTCATCAGCGTAACCTTATGTATGCCTGAATCGAGTTCCCCGGTCACAGCCTTATAGGTCCCGGGACTCACTTCTTTTCTTGTATCCAGAACTTCTCCGTCAAGCAGGATACGTACTTCTTCATAAGAATCGTCCAGATAATAATCAACGATGGCAATACGCCCCGCTTTTAAGCCGTCACCAAGCGGAGATGTGACATCAATATCAATGCTCCCCGGAACATTCGTAATCCCGGATACAGTGTCCTGTTGCAGGAATACATGATCGATAAAGACAGTTGTTCCCCCGTCGGTCTCGAAAAGACCTTCCAGATAAGCAAGAAAAACTGTCTGTGGTCCGGTTTCGGAGTATACGGTGTAATAGAAATAATCGTCTTCTTCCACTTCATCCTCTTTCAGAAGCCTGTCATCAAACCTTAGTTCAAGGGTAACTTCGCCATCATCAACATCGCTTGCTTCAATGGTATAAAGACCGGAAAGTCTGCGCTCTGAGCCGGCTTTCAGGGAAAAGTCCCTGTCCATAAGCAGGTAGTCATTGAAATCTTCCACAGGATCGAGATACTGTTCGATATATATGGTGGAATAGATCTCCCCGTCTGATTCTTTTACCGAACCTTCCGAGATTATACTCAGAATAAAGTAATCCACCTCTTTATCGTCATCCTCATCCTCAATAACCGTACGGATATACTCGAGGGCTTCATCCTCTTTAGCAAAATTGTCATCCAGCTCCACCTTATCGCCATTACGGTACAGTTCGATCCAGATATCGCCGCTGTTACTGTTCATGTCCAGAACTTTCACAGAGTAGCCCTGCTCCAGAAATATCTCATCCCCGATACTTACATCCGGTTCCGAATAGTGTATCATGGCCTCTGTTTTCAGACCGGCTGCGGGAGTGATGCACATTAAAAGGATACAGATACTTGTAATTACAAAATGTATATATTTCATCGAAACCTCAAATCATAGGACCGGATAAAAATGACATCTTAATATCTTGTTTTTCAAGCATATTATTGTCTAATGGTTTTTATCTATTTCTATAAATATAGGTGAAAATAATGAAATATGTAGTACTCATCGGAGATGGCATGGCAGATGAGCCACTTGAGGAGCTGGAAAATCAGACTGTTCTCCAGAAGGCCAGTACACCAAACATGGATTATATTACCATGAACGGCCGGGCAGGACTTGCCCGAACGGTGCCCGAAGGACTGCCACCCGGAAGCGATGTTGCCAACATGTCCATAATCGGCTATGATCCGGAGAAGTACTACTCGGGCAGGGCTCCCCTTGAGGCTGCAAGCATGGGAGTGGAACTCGAAGAGAATGATGTTGCATTCCGTTGCAACCTTATCACCATCAAGGATGACATCATTGCAGACCACAGTTCGGGACATATCACCAGCGAGGAATCAAAAGAACTGATCGAAAGCATCGACTCTGCCCTCGGAGATGAAATTTTTAGTTTTTATCCGGGAATCAGCTACCGGCACTTGATGATAGCAAAAAACGGTCTTGGAGCGGATACCGAATGCACTCCCCCCCATGACGTAATTGACGAGAATAGACATAACCACATGCCCCGGGGAAAAGATAGCGAAGTCATAGCCGAATTGGCTGAAAAATCCATGGGATTACTGAAAGATCATCCTGTCAATAAAAAGAGAATAGAGGAAGGTAAGAATCCCGGCAATTCCATATGGCTCTGGGGTCAGGGATATGCACCTGCATTCATTCCTTTTGAGGAACTCTACGGACTGAACGGAGCAATAATATCAGCAGTAGACCTTGTAAAGGGAATCGGGATCTATGCAGGACTTGATGTGATCGAGGTTCCCGGTGCAACGGGATACCTGGATACTAACTATAAGGGTAAGGCTGAATACGCCATGGATGCTCTGGAGAATCACGATTTTGTCTTTGTTCACGTGGAAGCACCCGACGAAGCAGGACATATGGGTGACATGCAGGCCAAGATACAGGCCATCGAGGACTTTGATGAAAAGGTCGTGGGTACTGTGCTTGAAGCCTCTAAAAAATACGGAGAGGACGTCACCATAATGGTGCTGCCGGACCACCCGACCCCAATAGCACTCAGGACACACACATCCGTACCCATCCCATTTGCCGTCTACTCCACTGCCGAAGATAAGCCAGACGATGCAAAGGCCTTTGATGAAGAATCTGTTAAAGAGGGTTCCTTGGGTACTGTTTATGCTGCCGATCTGGTGGGCAAGTTGATAAAAATGGCAAAAAAATAGGAGGAATTTTTCTCGCCAGGTCGTTATATAAGGAGCAATGCTCCTGCTAATTAATTTTTTGAATCAATCTTAAATAGTCTCAATCATAATAGGTGCATGGTGGGTAAAATGGGAGTTCAGCCCACCACAAAATGAGGAGTGATGAATATGAGATATGGTTTAACACGCTGGAGCCCTGCCTCCGGATCGGTATGGGATCCAATGGAAGAGTTAAGCAGAATGGAAAATCGTCTTTCAGAGATGTTCGGTGAAGGTGAAAGAGGTAGCTGGATGGATTTTGAGACCCTTCGTCCACTGGTGGATGTAAAAGAGGAAGATAAGGATATCGTTGTGAAGACCGATCTTCCCGGCGTCAGCAAGGAGGATGTGGATATCAATATCAAAGGTGACAGGATATGGATTACCGCCAATACCCACAGGGAAGCCGAGGAAGAAAAGGAAGGCTATTCCATGAAGGAACGCTCTTTCAAGAGGTTTGCACGTTCGTTCAGCCTGCCTGCAAATGTCACTGAAGAAGGTGCAAAGGCCAAACTGGAGGACGGAGTGCTCACTGTGACACTTCCGAAGTCACAGCTTGAGGAAAAGCAAAAGATCATGATAGAATAATTTGGTCTTGCCGATATACGTAAAAACATTTACTTTATTTTATTTTTTAAATGCTTTGAACTGAGCTGGAGGCATTTATTGTTGCGGCATCAGTAAGAGTTATCATCATACTTTGCTCAGTGGGGGTAACTATCATCATCGCCGCGGATTATCATTACGGATAATGGTATTAAAAACCTTCTTTTGATCTCCTTTGCCAACCTTTATTCAAAATCTTCATTCTTCTTAGAAAGTGAATCGCAGAGAGAAATGAACGTTTCAGCTATGACAATTACTATTGGCGCTATCAGGATGGTATATCCCAGCAATTGGAGAATGAAAGCAACAAATCTCCCGAGACCTGTTTGCGGAACTATATCCCCGAATCCTATAGACAGAAGTGTAGTTGAAGCCAGAAGATGCTTGAAGGAATTGTGGTAAAACCACCGGCTGCTCCTTCTACAAAATACATAAGGATACCTGATAGTACTGTCAGTAACAGTACTATTAAAAGAAATAGAAATATTTTTCTGAAACTCGCACGCAGAATTTCCTTCAATATTTTACATGTCATGCATTAAAATATAATAAGTACACATTAATAAATTGATGTTATTCCACTAAATTGCTAAATGTTAATCATAAAAAACCCAGTTTGAATGTGGCAAAAATGCCAGGATACCAAAATGGACTACATCATAGAAGAGGAGTTATGGCGTTCAATTCCAGTATACTTTTACTCCTTCTTAATAATAGGGATTTTGAATATGGTAATCGGAACTTTCAATATAAAAGGTTCGACAATATTCATCCTAGCATTTCTCCTAACTGTTGTGCATTTTAGAATTATGATCTGGTATAGAAAAAAGGAACATATTGTAGATCCATCCATTCAGACGATACTTAAACATGCATTTCGGTCTGATGAATAGTGAAATGCGCCAACAACATTATCTACCCACAATACCGTTACTTCCCTGAGGAATGAGCCGTGAAGATGGAAGCTTTTACTGTTGAGAATGTGCCTCTTATCAAAGAGGGAGACGACATCGCGTCAATCATCTGTGACAATGCAGAAATTAAGGATTACGATATCATAGTCATTGCTTCCACTATAGTCGCCAAGTCCGAAGGCCGGGTTTTCAGGCTGGAGGACATCGAAGCCGGCGAAAAGGCAAAAGAAATTGCTTCAAGACATGATCTTGACCCAGAATTCATACAGGCGGTCCTTGACAGAAGCAATGAAGTGCTCATGGAGTTTCCAATACTGCTTGTGGAGACAAAGAACGGTCACGTTTGCATTAAGGCAGGCATTGATGAATCCAATGTTGAAGGAGGATACCTTGCAGACTTGCCGGAAGATCCGGATTCCAGTGCCGAGAATATAGGAAAAGCAGTGGAGATGAACACCAGTAAGAAGGTGAGCGTCATTGTGACAGACACCAACGGAAGGGCTTTCAAGATAGGACAGACAGGAATAGCTGTCGGTCTATACATGATACACCCCATCCTGAACTGGGTAGGCAAGAAGGACCTCTTCGGGAATGAACTGGAGATAACACAGGAAGCCGTTGCCGATGAGATTGCAGGTGCTGCAAATCTGCTGATGGGAGAAGGAGACGGCGGTTGTCCGGTTGTCATTATAAGGGGTCTGAAACTGCGTTCCGAAGATAGCACATCAGTAAAAGAGATGTACAGAACTGACAGGGAAGATCTCATAAAAAAAGGACTTCGCTGTCTCAGGGATTCCTGAGAAGTATGATACTAATTATATAAGTATTCAGAATGGAATATTTACTACTTCAACATCCGCATCGGCAAAGAAATCCAGCGCATCAGTATCAGGATATGGCTGTATGTAAACTACTTTTTTGATATTGGAATTGATTATCATCTTTGCACACAGAATACATGGCTGGTGTGTGCAGTAAAGAGTTGCAAAATCAGTACTAACACCGTGTATTGCAGCCTGTATGATGGCGTTTTGCTCTGCGTGGACCGCCCGGCATTTCTCATGACGGGTACCGGACTCTATATTGTTCTGCTGTCTTATGCAGCCTATATCCAGACAATGTTCCATATTGCGCGGTGCACCGTTATAGCCCGTGGAAAGGATCCTTTTGTCCCTTGCAATCACAGCACCTACCCTGTTCCTCAGGCATGTGGAACGTTTGGCAACAACAGTGGCGATCTCAAGAAAATATTCGTCAATGCTGGGTCTGTCGGTCATCGCTTAAGAGAGACAGTAAGTAGTATATATAAGTTGTAGTGTATGGATTGACAACTACTTTATTAACAACGGGAGATTTTGAAAATAATTATGGAGTCTTTAAAATGGAAGTCGGTTTGACTGAACGCCTGGATTCGTTTGTAAGAAATCACAGCGATCGCCAGCTTGCGACAATACCGCTTGCCATATTCCTTGTATCGATAGTTGTACTTGGAATAGTGTTTGTAAGCAGTGGCGCACCTGTGAAACTCGGAATGGAGTTTGAGGGAGGAACACAGATATCGGTAGCAAGCCAGGAAACTGCCGCATCCCTTGAACAGAAATATGCCGACTATCCGATAGTTGACGCCCGCCAGGCCGGATCACGTGTGATCATGCAGTTCGGACCAATGGACAACGAACAGCAAAGCGAGCTTGTACGGGATGTGACATCCACCTATTCCAGTGTTGAGATCAAGCAGGTAGGACCGGTATACGGAGCAAGCCTGCAGCAACAGGCCGTACAGGCTGTAATAATATCTTTCATAGGAATGGCCCTTGTGGTATTCCTGATATTCAAGACATTCGTACCGTCTGTAGCGGTCGTACTTTCCGCGCTTTCCGACATACTGATAGCAGCAGCATTTATGAACGTGGCAGGCATCGAGCTGTCCCTTGGTACAGTTGCAGCCCTGCTTATGCTGATCGGTTATTCTGTGGACAGTGACATACTGCTCACAACAAGAGTGCTAAAGCGCAGAGGAACACCCCAGGAGAACATCTCAAACGCAATGCACACAGGTATCACGATGACAACGACAACACTTGCAGCACTTGTTGTAATGTACCTGGTTTCCACATACTCATATGTGCTCAGTCCGTCCCTCACGCAGATAAACCTGCTCTCGGACATATCCATTGTACTGATATTCGGACTGCTGGCAGATCTTATGAATACATGGTTGCTTAACACATCGATCCTGAGATGGTATGCAGGTAATCAGGGATCAAGGAGGCGAAAGGCATGAACGGTGATGAGGACCAGAAAAGTCTCTTAAAAGACATCAGGGTCATAGTATTCATAATAGCGATACTGGCTTCCATTGTCTTCATCCAGCCCGGATATTCCTCAGAGGAAGGTTTCAATACAGGTCTTAACTACGGACTTGACCTTGAGGGCGGATCATGGCTGCAGATCAGGCTGCAGGGTGCTGTAGCGCAACTGGATGCAGATAATGAAGAGCTTGCACAGACTGTCCTGCAGAATGGTATTGATGATACCGTGGAAATCCGGCAGATCGATACCAATAACGGAGGACTTACTGTCACATTCACCACACCTGCACAGCTTTCAAGTAACCATATGGACCAGCTTGGTGTGGGAGAATCCACGATAACAAGATCTGACAATACCACACAGGTCATTTTACATACATCCGAGTCCACGCTTATCACAACCTATCTTACAGATGCCCTGAACGCCGAGGTAGTTCCACTTGCGGTCGAAAACGGCGTGGAATACGAGATCAGGACCGCTGTATCGGAGGAAGAGCTCCAGCAGTTGATGGAAGAGGTCGGAGGAAATATAGTCACCGATGACCAGGGCACTCCTATCTACAGGGAAGGCGTCAGGACCGAGACAAGAGACCTTACAAAACAGATACTAAGCGATAAACTGAATGCACTGGGACTTAAGGACATCCCTGTCACAACCGTAGGCGAGGATTACATTCTTATTGATTTTGCAGGCATCGACCTTGCAACTGCTAAGGATATCGCAGAAAAACCCGGTAAGTTCGAGATACGCATCATCACAGAAGGCAACGAATCAAGACACGTGCTGTACGGTGATGCGATCCAGAGCGTCGGTATCGCGGGATACAACGATAACGACGGTCAGTGGTATACTCCCTTCACACTCACTGATGCAGGAGCAGAGGCACTTCAGGAAACT
The window above is part of the Methanolobus zinderi genome. Proteins encoded here:
- a CDS encoding DUF1638 domain-containing protein, yielding MPVLSFIACRIFEDEIVHIIENDNAIRNLLIVNNEDARMLVDKLEDAGCDYTLVSDDVLPDCPEDDGLTLVVEILELALHATPDDLKEAVYSKAREKSEYSDGILLLYGLCGNVLDKVDKDLADLPCPVHILKEDNGDIIDDCIGAVLGSRAAYLEKLKSFNGVGTFFMTPMWAAHWREMVKAAGLTNNPDDIKMSKFVFDYAGYKTVAKMDTGLYYEKSFDPMVEEFARLFEFNIIEMKASPRLLVNCYERIKGEVL
- a CDS encoding PspC domain-containing protein codes for the protein MEKSDQETPDFGTYLLWGLMGGIILGVLIEDYGLGISLGLLAGSLFYYQKLRDSGHEISSKKLYRSSDDRMIAGVCGGMAEYFDVKPSLVRIVFVIFTLVTGIFVGGLLYLLLAILVPEESSRDNTY
- a CDS encoding DUF1894 domain-containing protein, whose amino-acid sequence is MACISDLPFEILLKGGTPAQCEALIREKSDEVYRVPGGYTIRGVLLQGDSIPIGVKGDELFFQYIKPCFGLFVLRLPNAADEVEKLRSKFKKK
- the purM gene encoding phosphoribosylformylglycinamidine cyclo-ligase, producing the protein MKDKHLTYAESGVDIEKEETTIQALTKGMTYRREGLGAPLTGIGHYAGLIDFGEYALALATDGVGSKVLIANEMKRWNTVGIDCIAMNVNDLLAIGAEPVSFVDYLALEKHDEEFAAQIGEGLRKGAEISRMSIVGGETATLPDIIKGFDLAGTCLGMVRKEDIITGENVRLGDAIVGIPAAGVHSNGYTLVRNIIEQSSYSYQDAFPLDTSTTIGDELLIPTRIYMEVLDVIRECDVHGLAHITGSGLLKLKRVTELGFDFHDPIEPNAIFKFLQEEGNVDDLEMYRTFNMGMGFVIILPPEQAEKAAEMTGGKVVGRIVESGIKVSNLVIV
- a CDS encoding aspartate kinase is translated as MRIVMKFGGTSVANGEKIRHVAELLKRYHDDGNELTVVTSALGGVTDGLLNTANEVSVSGKVAHVKEFIADLKKKHYDAINIAVDSDELKSLCIESIDKRVDELEKALIGICYLGELTPRSIDYISSYGERLAAPIVSCSICSLGIDSKSFTGGEAGIVTDSNYGSAKVLEESYTRIDERLSSLLGRSIPVVTGFIAHNQQDIITTLGRSGSDFSASILGAALKADEIWLWKEVHGIMTTDPKFVPEAKCIPQISYIEAMELSYFGAKVLHPRTIEPAIKHKIPVRVKNTFEPDFEGTLIVAEQNQIEDVVKAVTLISRVALINISGAGMVGAIGTAARVFSVLAGAGVNIIMISQGSSEANMTFVVNEDHLERAVAAIRSEFSNNFIGDVAYDRDICVVAVVGAGMDGIPGVAGKVFYALGNGNINVIMISQGSSQHNISFVVSSEDAIEAVQILHREFELEK
- a CDS encoding cofactor-independent phosphoglycerate mutase, which encodes MKYVVLIGDGMADEPLEELENQTVLQKASTPNMDYITMNGRAGLARTVPEGLPPGSDVANMSIIGYDPEKYYSGRAPLEAASMGVELEENDVAFRCNLITIKDDIIADHSSGHITSEESKELIESIDSALGDEIFSFYPGISYRHLMIAKNGLGADTECTPPHDVIDENRHNHMPRGKDSEVIAELAEKSMGLLKDHPVNKKRIEEGKNPGNSIWLWGQGYAPAFIPFEELYGLNGAIISAVDLVKGIGIYAGLDVIEVPGATGYLDTNYKGKAEYAMDALENHDFVFVHVEAPDEAGHMGDMQAKIQAIEDFDEKVVGTVLEASKKYGEDVTIMVLPDHPTPIALRTHTSVPIPFAVYSTAEDKPDDAKAFDEESVKEGSLGTVYAADLVGKLIKMAKK
- a CDS encoding Hsp20/alpha crystallin family protein: MRYGLTRWSPASGSVWDPMEELSRMENRLSEMFGEGERGSWMDFETLRPLVDVKEEDKDIVVKTDLPGVSKEDVDINIKGDRIWITANTHREAEEEKEGYSMKERSFKRFARSFSLPANVTEEGAKAKLEDGVLTVTLPKSQLEEKQKIMIE
- a CDS encoding potassium channel family protein produces the protein MEGNSACEFQKNISISFNSTVTDSTIRYPYVFCRRSSRWFYHNSFKHLLASTTLLSIGFGDIVPQTGLGRFVAFILQLLGYTILIAPIVIVIAETFISLCDSLSKKNEDFE
- a CDS encoding coenzyme F420-0:L-glutamate ligase, which codes for MKMEAFTVENVPLIKEGDDIASIICDNAEIKDYDIIVIASTIVAKSEGRVFRLEDIEAGEKAKEIASRHDLDPEFIQAVLDRSNEVLMEFPILLVETKNGHVCIKAGIDESNVEGGYLADLPEDPDSSAENIGKAVEMNTSKKVSVIVTDTNGRAFKIGQTGIAVGLYMIHPILNWVGKKDLFGNELEITQEAVADEIAGAANLLMGEGDGGCPVVIIRGLKLRSEDSTSVKEMYRTDREDLIKKGLRCLRDS
- a CDS encoding deoxycytidylate deaminase; translated protein: MTDRPSIDEYFLEIATVVAKRSTCLRNRVGAVIARDKRILSTGYNGAPRNMEHCLDIGCIRQQNNIESGTRHEKCRAVHAEQNAIIQAAIHGVSTDFATLYCTHQPCILCAKMIINSNIKKVVYIQPYPDTDALDFFADADVEVVNIPF
- a CDS encoding protein translocase subunit SecF yields the protein MEVGLTERLDSFVRNHSDRQLATIPLAIFLVSIVVLGIVFVSSGAPVKLGMEFEGGTQISVASQETAASLEQKYADYPIVDARQAGSRVIMQFGPMDNEQQSELVRDVTSTYSSVEIKQVGPVYGASLQQQAVQAVIISFIGMALVVFLIFKTFVPSVAVVLSALSDILIAAAFMNVAGIELSLGTVAALLMLIGYSVDSDILLTTRVLKRRGTPQENISNAMHTGITMTTTTLAALVVMYLVSTYSYVLSPSLTQINLLSDISIVLIFGLLADLMNTWLLNTSILRWYAGNQGSRRRKA